In Leguminivora glycinivorella isolate SPB_JAAS2020 chromosome 19, LegGlyc_1.1, whole genome shotgun sequence, a single genomic region encodes these proteins:
- the LOC125236691 gene encoding uncharacterized protein LOC125236691 — MYRLILLIATAAAAPQDNSITFIKNLPPAGEPLSPSEESLSLPEVLLPAPSYVSTHIENLPLSSQDASDYRTEEDSSKQEYLNKSADSSPDEQTTDSTEDSTLEESTETNEATTSVTSVTERYQPKTTPKFQLKKSPPKFYSKLSYFEKPSYSAPTNLVDRSSKRKFRSNCRCEKISNCPKLQITVPRCPEEYFLCCF, encoded by the exons ACTAATCCTCCTGATCGCCACCGCGGCAGCCGCGCCGCAAGACAACAGCATCACCTTCATAAAGAACCTCCCTCCAGCTGGGGAACCGCTGTCTCCGTCCGAAGAGTCACTGTCTCTGCCCGAAGTGCTGCTCCCAGCACCGTCCTACGTCTCCACGCATATAGAGAACTTACCGTTGAGCAGCCAAGACGCTTCGGATTACAG GACTGAAGAAGACAGCAGCAAACAGGAGTACCTCAACAAGTCAGCTGACTCCAGTCCAGACGAACAGACCACAGATTCCACTGAAGATTCCACGTTAGAAGAGTCTACGGAGACCAATGAAGCTACTACTTCGGTGACTTCGGTTACAGAGAGATATCAGCCTAAAACTACGCCTAAG TTTCAGCTCAAGAAATCCCCACCGAAGTTCTATTCAAAACTGAGCTACTTCGAGAAGCCGAGCTACTCCGCGCCCACCAATCTAGTAGACCGGTCTTCCAAGCGCAAGTTCCGATCCAACTGCCGATGTGAAAAGATTTCTAACTGTCCGAAACTGCAGATCACTGTGCCAAGATGTCCGGAGGAATATTTCTTGTGCTGTTTTTAA